The Pangasianodon hypophthalmus isolate fPanHyp1 chromosome 23, fPanHyp1.pri, whole genome shotgun sequence genome includes the window ctgatggtggagtgtgagagtgtgtgagagagatgctgatggtggagtgtgtgagagagtgtgtgagagagtgtgtgtgagagtgtgtgtgagagatgctgatggtggagtgtgtgagagagtgtgtgagagagagtgtgtgagagagtgtgtgtgagagagtgtgtgtgagagagtgtgtgtgagagagtgtgtgtgagagagtgtgtgagagtgtgtgtgagagtgtgtgtgagagtgtgtgtgagagtgtgtgtgagagatgctgatggtggagtgtgtgtgagagtgtgtgtgagagtgtgtgtgagagtgtgtgtgagagtgtgtgtgagagtgtgtgtgagagatgctgATGgtggagtgtgagagtgtgtgtgagagtgtgtgtgtgtgagagagtgtgtgtgagagagatgctgatggtggagtgtgagagtgtgtgtgagagatgctgATGGTGgactgtgagagagagtgtgtgtgagagagtgtgtgtgtgtgtgagagatgctgATGGTGGAGTGTACGTTTGTAATGTGATCAGGTCAACAACAGAAAGTATCCCAAActgaaggaggtggatgatgTTCTTGGAGGCTCAGCTGCCTGGGAGAACGTGGATTCCACTGCAGGTGAGttcatcatcattcacaaattatttcACTCAACTTCATTACTTTTATTAATTGCGactaacttttattattatgtttgtaTATTGTAACTTGAACAATGAATATACAATCAGGttcataaatacactatatggccaaaagtatgtgcacccctgacctcAAGACCCagatgtggttcttccccaaactgttaccacaaagtggaagcacacagttgtatagaacgtctctgtatgctgtagcattacagcattacagGGGGGAAtgtggaatgagatgttcaacaagcacatataaaagtgatggtcaggggtgcacatacttttggccatatagtgtatttggcaaagttattgttattttagcggACTGCCACAGTATTTGGAGATCagagtgcagactttcagctttaaggGTATTTAGAGCCGAATCGAGTGAACGGTGAGGAACTACAGCACtttttatggacctgactgtacattaCAGGTTCTTGCTCTAGTCTTTAGAGCAGCAGCATTCTGCCTATATAAGCTTCCAGAGtggtagctgtgtgtgtgtgtgtgagtgagtgtgtgtgtgtgtgtgtgtgttctgttttttctttgcatataGTACATATAATGTATAGCCATGTTTATTTTAAGGACCTAAATAACATTTGTTCTCTGTTCTCTTTAGAACCCTGTCCCAAGTGTGAGCACCCAAGGGCTTATTTCATGCAAATACAGACCAGATCCGCTGATGAACCGATGACTACGTTCTACAAGTGCTGCAGCCTGCAGTGTGGCCATCGGTGGAGAGACTGAGACTGACCACGTGcttcccagccctggtcctggagcaCCTGGAGTATTCTGCACGTTTTTCTGAGTTAGCCTTTCccgtgtgttagagcaggaaaaacacacaaatgtgcaGGACTCCAGGACCAGGGATAAGAAACCTGTGCTATAGACTGATCAGATCGGATCAGATACTTTATGAAGAACACTTCTGTTTCCACACACGGCTCTTTCTCTGGAATCTTCTCTAGTTTTGACCTAAATGTGCTGAGGTGAAGCCTGCTGTTCTGAAGACCAGGCCAAGAACCTGGAATGTGTACTTCAGCTCGCAGTAATCAAGTTAACTTAActgtcttcagtttttttttattttaagacacacaacacacattcagCTCTTCCTTCCCAGTTAAGATGATTAAAACTGACTCAACTTAAATTGCCTTAATtgcttaattaataaaatattacaataacaTGACCACTCCCAGAAGATacgattattttattattattcttagaaTAATAATTGTACACAGTCAGTTTGTTCTTTACAAGACAATTCCAGTTCAGAAGACTTATTATACCACAAACTACTCGTAGTTGTTGATCTAAAGGTCCTGGAACACAAGCTCTACATATATTCAGTCTTTCACAGCAAGAAGCCACTTTGCAAAGCATTGTAGGCCTACAAGGTTCAAAAGAAAGTTGCATTAAAGGGAGTCAGCTCGAATTCAGAGGAGCATGCATACAGTTTTCATATTAGATTGTTTGCTTCATGTTCGTGCTGATATctaaatacacacagagacaaatcGAATGAAGGTGATAAAGCACAACAGGTCTTTAAAACAGATTCCATTACAATGTCTGACTTCTTGAGGCATGTTGAGTGCAAAATGAAGAATCACTTTTAGAGAGGGATTAAAGCTTCAAACCAGGtgcatgttttgttgttttttttttttttaaatcttgcatGAACGGAAAAGAACTAAATGAAAacatacagaaaaacacagatgaAACGTGCTGTTTGTCACACTTACTCGACTTCCTGCTGCCTTCCCCACAACAAATGTTGCACACAAAAACAGGGCGAGGTCCCAGGAATGAAACAATGATCTTTTAGTTATGAACACATAACCTGCTTTTAGCTCGGGGGGCAGATGACGCACACACAGGACGTGTGGACGATTACAGAGATTTTACAGAAAGCCAGAGTTTGATCACCTTCTTCCTCCAAACATGCTCCTTCCTAATGATTGTATCAGAGTAAATTATTTAAAGGATCATAAAAAGCCTGTGATTGACTGTATGTTCTCAGCTGCACCATGTATAATTTCCCCTTCTGAAATGAATTAGGCTTAATACGAAAGTGCACATCAAGGCCCACCAACAGCACAGAAGCACTTCACCGTGAAGATGAAGGAGCATTAGagttatttataacattcacAGTTCAGTAAGACAGCAAACGCAGCAATGGACGTACCTTAAAATATAGTGCAGAACCTGTcgaatatttctttctttattacaaAGGAGCATTGATGTGAATATTTGCATTACGTTTCCTGACAGCTTAAGAAATTTTCATGTAAAATTGCACAGGTCTACACAAGTGTGTACTATAACGGAGAATAATGAATCTTGCGAATGCAAACTACCCTGATTACAAAAACGTTTTAACTGTAACATCACTATGAGAATATAAACACGTTAGTCTTCACAGCGGCATCCTGCAACTAAAACTGTAGTCCTTGGCCATTGTattcacagacacagacatgaAAATCTTTCACATTAGCTTGTTAGAATAATTATACATaacagaattaaataattataataaaaataatatcgACCCTGAAATGGACTTCAGTTACATCAGATCAAGTGACTTCATTCTAGAGATGATACTTGAACTGCCACTAACCTAAAATCCTAACAGCACTTCCACAACACTATCAATAAATGTTTCCATTATGCATATAAATGTACTGACTCATCATcccttcttctcctttttcttctacttacctatttttttaaattaatcttgTAGTATCACTAACTAAATCTAAGGCTTTtaaatagttatatacagtcattATTGGATGAATAGgtagtaaaaacaaacaaacaaaaaaaaactagccaATGAGCTGGGGAATAAAGCgcagaaaaggaaaacagaaaaaagctgCGGAACCCATGAGAGGGAGCCGTGAGTACATCCAGGGTGAGCACTGGGGGACGCTGTTAGCATATGCGCTTGTATGTGTAGATGTAGCCCTTGCAGTTGGGGCAAGTGTGCGTCACATCCTTGAGGTCATCAATCAGACATGGGATCAAGCAGCAGCCCAGATCACAGCTGCAGAAcaagagggggggaaaaaaacagtcatttatGGGCCATCACGTGATGGCAGCAATCAGCACAGACCCTTCATCATGATGCTGCATGGAGGTTAGTGCTGTCATTTCAAACCacaacaaagcagctttacaaccAGTTCTACCACAGCTGGACCCTCAGGGAAGGCCTTAACCCTAACAGCGATTACAGGTGCCTAAATATCTGCACAGTACTCCACCCCTGCACCCCTACTTCCCCTTCAGGTgtatgagaaagagagatgggaTATGCTAAGAGAAAAATATACACCGATGAGCcaaaacattatgaccacctgctgAATATGCTGTCGGTCCTCCATGTGCTGCCAGAACAACTCTGACCCGCCGACTCTAccagacctctgaaggtgtgctgtggtatcaggCAGCAatactttagcagcagatccattaagtcctgtaagttgtgaggtggagccacCACGGAATGGACTTCCCACAGACGcccgatcagattgagatctgtgGAACATGGAGGTTGGggcaacaccttgaactcttggtcatgttcctcaaactataGCCGAACAATGTGTGAAGTGTAGCAGGCTGCATTATTCTGATGAAAGAAGGAATATCACTGCCATGACAGGTCCATGTACCTGGTCCACAGtgatgtttaggtaggtggcaCGTGTCAAACCAATATCCATGTGACTCCCCAGTCCCAGGGTTTCCCAGCAGCACATTGCACTCACATCATACTCCCTCCCACAGtgcatctcttccccaggtaaacagTGCACACGGACCTGGCCACGAAAACAGGACTCATCGGACCAGAcaaccttcttccactgctccaagGTTCTGATGCTCATATGCCTGTTGTAGGACCTTTCgatggtggacagggtcagcacgGGGTCACGGGGTCAACACAGCAGGGtgcgatgcactgtgtattCTGACGCATTCCTCCTGTGACcatcattatcatttctgtgAGAACCAACTATTCacttactgtataatatatCCCAGACCTTGATGTTGttacgagataatcaatattattcgcTTTATTTGTGAGTGGTCATAATGTCTCATCGGTATATGTATCAATGCTAATGCCAACTCAATAAAGTTATTCTATGGCTTATTCGAGCACCAGAAGATGATTTAAGGGGAACAGACCAGCTATCAAGTCATACCACTTACCCCACAAAGAAGCAGAACAGACAGAAGAGCGTGTTCATGAGGCCCACGTCATGGCTAATTCGTGTGATGATGGCCTGTTGGCAGTGTGGGCAGACCGTCTGCACTGGTGCTGACTGGAACATCTCACCCTGCAGCACAGTAACCGTAGTAGCCGTGCCTGGCGGCCCAATCACCGTGGCTGTGTGTCCCACAGCCGGGCCACAGTGGCTGGGCCCTGGAGCAAACTGCCCCGGCATGGGGTGGGGGAAGTGTCCAGGAGGAGGGTGGAAGCCGGCTGAAAAacatgagttaaaaaaaagggaGTCAAACACTTCTATGAGGTTTTGATACTCATTTTGATTCTGGTTGCAGAAACAGTCCTGTtgaagtgaaatgaagtgaATGGCAGTTGAACAACAGGCCTAGCACACTGGCAGAGATCACAGATAAGTCAATAGCCAAAACAGCACCAATTCAAACATCATATAAAAGTTGGTCACAGAGCCTAAAGCCAAATGAAATGACCACGACTCTAGTGGGCTCTAGTCTgcctgtgtgtggagtgtggGAGGGGCACAGGCTCAAATTTCTTGACTCCTGATTGAGTGTCAGGAAAAGAAGATATCTGGCAGACATTCACAGATGCAGTGGATCTTCTTAACACAGGATGTAGTAATAACTGAATGAAGCTGtactacaagcctggaaaagcatcacgaAAGAacaatgcaacagtttggtgggTTACCAGCTTGATGCATTGCAagcaaatatttaatgttatttactgtaatttactttaaagctgtctgttcctatacttttgcacACCTAGACATAGGGTGGTCTgacaccaaaggtgccatgttctaagtttaacacatctagatgtaaatatgaggaaatgaaagctgaaattctgatctatcgtctcacattcatcttttgatctcaaatccaaatgtcttcagtgtatagcaaaaacaaaagaattggctttgcggttccaatactttcggaggggactcatatactgtgtgtgtgtgtatatatgtaatgtgtaatatataacGGCTAGgtatcacacatacacacacacacacacacacgtcatgccaacaagaaaaagaaatgctgaGTGTCCACTGAACCAGTCGTGTGAGACATGCTTGTTTTGCTATCGCTGGCTCAGGTATGGGAGAGCAAATTTGAGTGTGGTGTGTTTAGTACAGATTAGCAGCAAGTTACAAGTTTGGTAATGTGCGATGCCTAGCTGTTAGTGTGTGATCTCCCAGGACTGTACAGTGTGACAATTTTGCTCACATttgcaattaaaaaatattctgtgtGAAGATAAATATTAATTCCCTCACTCTGCCAAGGCTGTGTTATCAAAGAAGCATCTGAGGCAGTGTGGCTGTCTAGATAAGCTAACTGTGATAGATTAATTAGAATAAGAAACAATGAAAAGGTATTTTGTAAAGCACGACAAGCACATCGtgacccaaacacacacgcgTAGAACTGAATCGCTGATTCCGATAACGAATCAGGCACAGAGGTTTACACGGGTGTCAGTCTTCTGTTTAACAGATTATTATGTGTTCAGTCTGACAGGACATCATTCAGACCGACCTCAGTACATGAACGTGTTTAGTTCTTATTAACCTATCAGTGGgattatttacagattattaggctgcatgttAACACAGCTAATGACAGAATGTGAAATTGTTTAcgaagccattttgttttttgtttaagtaACTTCAAGAGTCGAGTCAAGAGTCGTTTATTTATCACTTGCACGGTTACACTGggcattgaaatgcttgtgacGAGGCTCAGATTTAGACATTGACGGTACAAACACTTATTAGACATGAACAAACACATATTTAGACATGAGTGGCTGAGATGATGCAGTAGTGTAACAAGGTAAGTGAGGTGAATGAAACAGTGGAGTACAATGGCAGAGTATGTGACAGCTTCGGACGTGTCTAAGCTACtttagcttctctttttttggcAAGTTTTATTCATTAGTAGTTATTAAATTCTCAGATATGAATGTACTGAGTTTGCTAGCACTTGTGCTACCACTTGAAACCGTAAGTGTACAGACCTGTCTCCTGATGTTTAGTGTGTGTACCCTAGTTTTTCAGTCACcatataaacagtatgtaatACCCGGTCTATTCACAATTCATATAGGAGAAATACAGTACAACAGAAGAACCCCGCTACACAAGCCGTAACAGTGACTGAGCCCTGCACAGCATTACTCTAAGTGTTATCATCATTACAAGATTCTTAAAGAGGTGAACAGCAGTGGCAGGCTTACCATGCGGGTATGGCATGGGCATAGGACCCTCACCTGGCACGTGTGGGGGCACGAAGCCTGGCTGCATCGTGGCCTCGTAAGGTGGAGGGCCATACTCCGGAGGCAgcggctgtccatatgggggtCCGCTCGTTACCGGGGCTGAGCCTACGGTACAAATCAGTTGGATAACATACgatttaaaacatataaatgaaatgattattaataaaatgatcatGTTTACACAGTGGTTAAGGCAGCGGTATTCAAACTATGGGGCGTAggtgagatggaaaaaaaaatttaaatgaccATTTCATATTTTACACAATTTGGGTCACATTTTAACAGCAAAAATATGCCGAGCGTGCACTCCTTTTTTATCCCGTGAAATCGACATGTGAATccagaatgattgacagttgcgcAGTTGTTTTGCTCTCTCCGCCTGAAAGATGCGCTGATACAGCGTTCTCGCATTCTGTCACGGTAAAtggaggggtttttttttttttttttttttttgagatgtcTCAAGTGAAATAAAGTGTAACAATGTGTGTCCAACTTAACCATCATTAACTAAGTGGACGTGCAtccaaaaatgtgcaaaaatgtgcaaatgagtctggttcctctcaaggtttcttcctcatgtcgtctcagggagtttttcctcaccaccatcacctctggctcgctcattagggataaattcatacatttacaatttatatcctgaatgtatttatttctgtaaagctgctttgtgacaaagtccATTGTGAaaagcactgtacaaataaaatagaattggactgaactgaattgaatagatgattaacatcagttaactatagTGTTTATTAGGACAacacagaaatagaaaaaatgctgaaaattttgactataaaaaaaataaataaataaaacaggccCACGATGAAGTTTATAAACCAAcactttacaaattattttaatggtaattataattggacagtgatttaaaacgctgtttgtttgtttttctctcctgcTACATTCCCGGTTTCCGGAAGGACGTTAGACAACAATTTGGATTATATCGGAAATGTACTGGTGTGTCTCTTACTGTTTATTATACACGGCAGGAGCaaagctataaataaataaatgaataaaaatacatttaaaaatacattagtaaataaataaataaataaataggcacacaggctaaataaataaataaataagcaattaaaTAAGAGATGTACTAAATagtaaaaaagttttaaaagtataaaatattctATACTGTGCACATTAAAAATCTATTCGAGTTCAAATTAATTTGGGATAAAAATTCTCTCTTTCTGGTGTTACCTTATCAAATACCCCTTTAAAAGACCTTACTGAATAATAGCACTGTCTGATGATATCAATAAAATGGGCTTCGAAGGCAGTCGAATGCGTGTCAAATGCGTGTGATAGTTTTGGTAATACCTTTGAATTTGAAAACTTAATAAGcaggaaaataataacacaacaaaatattctattttacattttagttcTGGTTTTAAGTAACCCAGACAGCAGTCATTAACAAGCCAGGCTTCGCTCCTGGTCTCCTGGGTTTTCGCTCTGTAAttcagaaatatgtttatagttGGAATATAATGTCtatagaaagaagaaaagatgaaGAGCTGTACCAGAGACTGGAGGCTGTCCATTCTTCTCCTCTATAAGAGGAGCGCTGGGGCCCCCTGGATAGGGCGGAGGGGGGTCGCTGGACATGCTGCTTCTCAGGGAGCGAACTTCACCTGCACACTCTGTGGAATCACAAACAGTACATTCTGCTCAATCTAAAGCTCGGGTAGGAGCTTAAATCCACTTAACTACCTGACGTGACAGACGACCCATAAGCAACCCACAGTCACAAGCATCTCTGAAGTTACGTTTCAgctcacagaacacacacacttccatttaACTGATGTTTAAATCCACACCAACTCCACAAGCTGGCTGATTCAAGCACGTTTATGAAATTACTCCgtcctgctgtttttttaatccaaaattTTCCTTGTGCACACAAGTGAAACATGAAATTCCATAAAAATCCATTCAAATCACACTCACTTTCCGAATGTTGTGAACTTTATTTCAAAATCCAAATCTACGATTCTGATTACGTGGTCTGTAGTTACAGAGGAGAGTGTTCCCTGTGTTGGTGTAAACATGTGGAACAGCTGCgtatgtgcgtttgtgtgtgtgtacgtgcgttTGTAAAAACACTGTATTAAATATCTTCACCAAAAAAGAATCAGAAAATAGTTTCATATCATTTTCTGAATCATTCATAATTGTCAAAGTCTTTCATATTAGCttaccagaaaaaaaagttgtgttCTTTTGTGGTGTTTGTTACTTCGATGCCAAAATTTTGAAAATCTGAAAAGGTCTGACCAGCAAACTGTAGCTAAATTTTGCtcttaacacaaacacacatatattaaaagcttattttaataaaacatccATGATGTCAGTGTTAAAACCCTGTATAATAACGCAGATTAAAGAGACTGTCGCTGTCGCACTGTTGTGCCCATGAAAGAAGAATCGCACTGTAACATGCACTCAATAAATATGAagtttaaaactatttttaaaagcatggcATATGGAGACAGTAAAATATTCTCTTCATAGACGATTTTCAAGTGCTCCATGGAAGACGTTCAGCAAGACAACATGAAAAAGACTGAAATTTCTAGCTATTAAAAGAACTTTCAATTGTGGCCACAATCTTGATCTTAGTtcgtttctgttctcacttacgttacagcagctataaacagtctttccttcaCCAGTTTAtctatatttcaaatatttgacGATATTTGGACCAATGCCAGaatgtaatcagttcatctAACCacttatttttgaaatatttcactaACAAGAATTTCCTACAAACCTTTGGCAAAACTGGGGCTTTGAGTCCCTAAACATGAAGCtgtttgaccttgctgtgaccctGAGCCTGTTTACTCTTACTGCTGTGCTACTCGAGACCGGTCTTTGTCTTGAGACCACAAATCAGTGGTCTCAGTCTTGTCTTGTCTCTATCTCAGCCTACGAAGACTcgtaatatttaatttcaacacCATCCAAAACCATAACATCATTCCCTTGAACAAGTACTCAGAATATAAATGTCTGTCTCTGCGTGTGCAGTTATATAGCGCCTATAACTTTCAAGTGACTATGTTTCAAAATACGCCATCctcttacatttaaaataataggGCTGCAggatattaaagaaaaaagcgATATGTGGTATGATAATGccataagtgtgtaaaatcaatttaaattatatttatgtatatatatttctatatttaaaaactgaaaatgacatatcCACCAtacgtttcatgttcttttgaggaaaagaaagcattctctgctatcggtgtcgccctaaaactttgatttttcgtaactttttgaagtattaaaatcattcagttatcgctCGCCCCTGCGATATgcatatcatgatatttacatttgcgatatttcgataatttcgatatatttTGCAGCCCTATAAAATAATATAGCACAAGTCCTTGTAATGTCCAGCTGTATTTGGTCTCAGAAAGTTGTACGAGCCAAAACAAACGCATTTtattcacctggaaatgtgctTTGATTTGCAAATCTTTACATGTGCTGTTGCATTTCTCTAAAAAATTAATCTTTTGTATAATTATCAAACTCTGTCATTTCATTTAGCTCATGCTCTCTAACTCCACAATGTGATGATATAAAACAGGATTCCACTGCAGTGCTTGATAGAAGAATGGGCTATGCTTAACATGTCCTGTGCATGTCCTGGGTATGTATTCGTACAAAATGATAATACTAAAGTCGAGgggttatttattaaatttcgTGTGAGGATAGGAAGATACTACAACCAGCAAATTGGTGTTGGTCTCATCCTGGTCATACTCGGTCATGACTCTGTTGGCTATGGTCTTCACTCGGTCTTGaacccaacactactgtttttatCAATTCcgaaatctaatcagttcatctgcttacaatgataattccatataaatcctataaCTTATATCattataatcaattataattcCATTATAATCCTATAAAGTATATCATTCAGCCACTGGTTCTTGACCTATCGCACTAACTGGAATCTCGGACGGACGCACAACCCTAAAACAAAATGCCTTCACCTCCTAGTGACAGAGGcataaaaaatgcagtttatcatattactgagaaaaagCAAGAGCTTCctatgttggaaaacttaaaggactTATGACTATTACGCTGGAGACTCCTAGTGAAAATGTTCaacaaatgtctccttacagaaaacttcatcatatcaatgattacactttttttctgtttaaatccGTTGATGTAGAGCAGATGTCTTCAGTCTTACCCAtaaagggccggtgtggctgcaggctttcattccaaccaaatTTCACTTGTTTAGTCAGTTTATCTTAGTCTCCATTCACCTGTCGAGTGTGCCTCCGTGTGGCTGTAATGAAAGCCTGCCTCCACGCCGGCCCTGTACGGAGACCGAGACCCCGATGTAGAGCATTCACATACACGCCCATGTGTAATGTGCTgctataaaaacatattaaagcaagcacatgaatataaacctgtgatctgaataGAACTACTGTACAAAGTGTGCATTTATCAAAACTAATAAATCAATTTCAGACCAAACAGATTTGACAATTCACTGTATTCTGCTCCTTGTTGTCTTTTATTAGTTCACTGAAATAAAAGCCAGGTCTTACGCTTTTCAGATTATTCCAAAAGATTAAAAAGTCTTCGAAAGATCCTCCCAGTCCTGTAGGTCAATCCACACTCAGAGTTTCCTTGGAGAGTTGCTGATATATTGCATAACACCTAT containing:
- the cdip1 gene encoding cell death-inducing p53-target protein 1 isoform X2, whose amino-acid sequence is MSSDPPPPYPGGPSAPLIEEKNGQPPVSGSAPVTSGPPYGQPLPPEYGPPPYEATMQPGFVPPHVPAGFHPPPGHFPHPMPGQFAPGPSHCGPAVGHTATVIGPPGTATTVTVLQGEMFQSAPVQTVCPHCQQAIITRISHDVGLMNTLFCLFCFFVGCDLGCCLIPCLIDDLKDVTHTCPNCKGYIYTYKRIC
- the polr3k gene encoding DNA-directed RNA polymerase III subunit RPC10 yields the protein MLLFCPTCGNVLVVEEGQRCYRFACNTCPYVHNITRKVNNRKYPKLKEVDDVLGGSAAWENVDSTAEPCPKCEHPRAYFMQIQTRSADEPMTTFYKCCSLQCGHRWRD
- the cdip1 gene encoding cell death-inducing p53-target protein 1 isoform X1 — encoded protein: MSSDPPPPYPGGPSAPLIEEKNGQPPVSGSAPVTSGPPYGQPLPPEYGPPPYEATMQPGFVPPHVPGEGPMPMPYPHAGFHPPPGHFPHPMPGQFAPGPSHCGPAVGHTATVIGPPGTATTVTVLQGEMFQSAPVQTVCPHCQQAIITRISHDVGLMNTLFCLFCFFVGCDLGCCLIPCLIDDLKDVTHTCPNCKGYIYTYKRIC